Proteins encoded within one genomic window of Candidatus Poribacteria bacterium:
- a CDS encoding glycosyltransferase, which yields MAVDVSVVIPTYNKKDFLEITLTALGFQTYPLEKYEVVVINDGSTDGTETLVSSLKVPYQINYTHQENQGYSGARNRGIEKASGKTIIFIDDDCIPTPTFIESHMENHQKGDNSVVLGYKYLTFSQMLPDDSPRKGLLIETLSRQEALRHLRSIPVGTMLIHPQDFSDGFDKLAHLSYAGERDRWERTYEIHTPQLNGFRLPWLLLTTANFSVSKHHCVEIGGFDESFKGWGLEDFEFGYRLYKQRLNFVLDKASFVYRLIHWDNVTEDRVVSKVKNYTHFCQKHPDVEVYLHWRLSTSQVDILTYNALVCQYYELLEIAKFIADDYYNLVKHECESYGWDIEYRRTNDG from the coding sequence ATGGCTGTTGATGTAAGTGTTGTAATTCCAACCTATAATAAAAAAGATTTTCTTGAGATCACTTTAACAGCACTCGGATTCCAAACCTATCCTCTAGAAAAGTACGAGGTTGTTGTTATCAACGATGGTTCAACGGATGGGACAGAGACGCTTGTTTCGTCTCTCAAGGTGCCTTATCAAATTAACTATACACATCAGGAAAACCAAGGGTATTCGGGCGCGAGGAATCGTGGCATAGAGAAGGCATCCGGCAAAACGATTATCTTTATTGATGATGACTGCATTCCGACCCCAACTTTCATAGAAAGTCACATGGAAAATCATCAAAAGGGGGACAATTCTGTCGTTCTGGGATACAAATATTTAACTTTTTCTCAGATGCTCCCAGATGACTCTCCTCGTAAGGGGCTCTTGATAGAAACGTTAAGCCGCCAAGAGGCTTTGCGTCACTTAAGAAGCATTCCCGTTGGCACAATGTTAATCCATCCTCAAGACTTTTCTGATGGATTTGACAAACTCGCCCACTTATCTTATGCCGGTGAAAGAGATCGATGGGAAAGGACTTATGAAATTCACACCCCTCAACTGAATGGATTCCGCCTTCCATGGTTGTTATTGACAACAGCAAATTTCTCCGTGAGCAAGCACCACTGCGTAGAGATCGGTGGATTCGATGAGAGTTTTAAGGGGTGGGGATTAGAAGACTTTGAATTCGGATATCGCTTATATAAGCAAAGACTCAATTTCGTGCTTGACAAAGCATCCTTTGTTTACCGACTAATACATTGGGATAACGTGACGGAAGATCGTGTGGTAAGCAAAGTAAAGAATTATACCCACTTTTGCCAAAAGCATCCTGATGTTGAAGTCTACCTCCATTGGCGTTTAAGTACATCCCAAGTGGATATATTGACTTACAATGCGTTAGTTTGTCAATATTATGAATTGCTCGAGATCGCAAAGTTCATAGCAGATGATTATTATAACTTAGTCAAACACGAGTGTGAATCTTACGGTTGGGACATTGAGTACAGAAGAACTAACGATGGTTAA
- a CDS encoding glycosyltransferase — protein sequence MTLDASLIIPTYNKKKFLELTLTSLIHQTYPHESFEVVIIDDGSTDGTHELFSTSTRFPFQHVYVKQKNAGRSAARNAGILRAKGETIIFIDDDQIVPSQFVESHLRPHQQNRNLVVGGYHAHVFSFVPDALRPRAILSYLQKSFPKQENLSDLRSEDPLIAAEDINSDFNQVTRLSYGMDVNFERISRIYGEDLKGFFIPWIFFVTCNVSVGKSHLLELGLFDENFIGWGIEDYEMGYRLYKHGIEYKLCRDAISYHQFHSRNFVQARESELINYQYFCKKHPDVAVFLYWRKTYDGLNIVDYSAIVQDYCGLAETVPGCQLLSDYKDLLKHRLETRGFNLALRQEFWQLPSLAEKALEDKKYEKALFFALKYIN from the coding sequence ATGACATTAGATGCAAGCCTTATTATACCAACATATAATAAAAAAAAGTTTCTGGAGTTAACACTAACATCCCTTATCCATCAGACGTATCCACATGAAAGCTTTGAAGTAGTTATCATTGATGACGGTTCGACGGACGGGACTCATGAACTTTTTTCTACATCCACACGCTTTCCCTTTCAGCATGTATATGTCAAGCAGAAGAACGCTGGACGTTCCGCCGCGAGAAATGCAGGAATCCTAAGGGCGAAAGGGGAGACAATCATTTTTATCGACGACGACCAAATAGTTCCTTCACAGTTCGTTGAGAGCCATCTGAGGCCACACCAGCAAAATCGGAATCTGGTTGTTGGGGGTTACCACGCACATGTTTTCTCATTTGTCCCAGACGCGCTGAGACCACGGGCGATTCTTTCCTATTTGCAAAAGTCGTTTCCAAAGCAAGAAAACCTATCCGATCTACGGTCAGAAGATCCTTTGATTGCAGCAGAAGACATCAATTCTGATTTCAATCAAGTGACTCGCCTTTCCTACGGGATGGATGTCAATTTTGAAAGAATAAGTAGGATATATGGAGAAGATTTAAAAGGGTTCTTTATTCCTTGGATTTTCTTTGTTACGTGCAATGTTTCTGTAGGCAAAAGCCATTTACTTGAACTCGGTTTATTCGATGAAAATTTCATAGGCTGGGGTATTGAAGATTACGAAATGGGTTACCGCCTTTATAAACACGGAATCGAATATAAGCTCTGTCGAGACGCAATAAGTTACCACCAGTTTCATTCAAGAAACTTTGTCCAAGCACGCGAAAGCGAACTGATAAACTATCAATACTTCTGCAAAAAGCATCCAGACGTTGCAGTCTTCCTTTATTGGCGAAAAACTTATGACGGTCTCAACATTGTTGACTATAGTGCAATCGTCCAAGATTACTGTGGGTTAGCCGAGACGGTTCCAGGTTGTCAACTTCTCTCAGATTATAAAGACCTTCTAAAGCACCGGCTCGAAACGCGGGGTTTTAATTTGGCACTCCGGCAAGAATTCTGGCAATTGCCCTCCCTTGCAGAGAAGGCATTGGAAGACAAAAAGTACGAAAAGGCACTTTTCTTTGCTTTGAAATATATTAACTGA